CCGCCTGTCGGTGGGGTGGCCCCCGTGCGACCATCCCAATCCGCCGAGCCAGAAATTCTGCGGACAATGCGGGGCGGCGCGCGAGCCCACGGGGCAGGCGCCGCTCGTCTATACCCCGAAGCACCTCGCCGAAAAGATCCTCAGGAGCCGGGCGGCCATCGAAGGTGAGCGCAAGCTGGTGAGCGTCATGTTCACCGACGTCTCCGGCTTCACGGCGATGTCCGAGCGCCTCGATCCGGAGGAAGTGCACGCGATCATGGACCGGGCGTTC
The sequence above is a segment of the Candidatus Methylomirabilota bacterium genome. Coding sequences within it:
- a CDS encoding zinc ribbon domain-containing protein is translated as MVACLACHAQNPAANKFCGECGARLSVGWPPCDHPNPPSQKFCGQCGAAREPTGQAPLVYTPKHLAEKILRSRAAIEGERKLVSVMFTDVSGFTAMSERLDPEEVHAIMDRAF